GGACTGACTGGGGGTGCGCGCGTAGAGAGCGACCCGACGCGACGGGGAGCGTAGGGGCGAATGAACCGAAAGTGCCGGAGGCGTGGACTTGGTGCCGTACGTCTCGCCGAACACCCCCGCGAACGAGTCGAGTTCGAGCGAGTTGAAGTTGGCTCGGCTCAACTCATATAAAAATTCGAGCGAGCTCAAACCGAGTGAAGCTCAAAGCCGAGCTGTAAAACATGACTCGTGCTCAACTTATAACGATCTCGAGTTGATCTTAAGTTAGTTTCGAGCAAAATGAGAATCATAAATCTATGATGAATATCCTAACTAGAAAAGGGTCAACACGACATGAGAAAGCACTAAAAATTTATTACTCCAATCAAGATGATGATAATATAAATTTCTTCAAAGTATTTTGACGTATTCTCTCATGACCGAAAGTTTAGTACCCAAATAATATAATGATTCGCGATAGACATATAATTGGGAAAAAATTATTGGCCCAAGACCTAAAtattttttgaaagaaataaggCCTAAATCTTCTTTGCACTTAATTAAACTTTCATATTTGTTCGTAAAGAAACTAGAGAAAATCATGGACAAGGGCAACATATATGGTAATAAATTATCTTATTTCCAATTAATATATGGCATGATCATTCAACATAATGATATCATGTCGAGGCGTCGATCTATCGCGCTAAAATCGAGCAAGCTAGTATTGACTCGAGACCGGCTCGTTTCTTAGTCGAGTTACATAAAATGTCCAAACTTATCTCGTTTATTTTCGAGTCAAGCTAAAATTCGAGTCGATTTTGAGCGGCTCACGAGTCTCGAGCTTTTCTTGCAGCCATCTCACGGCGGCCCGCAGCTTATCTAATCTGCATCGGACAAAATCTTTGTATTTTGTTCTACTCGCCGGCCATCGTGCTCGTTTTTTGTTTAAGACGCCGGCCATTCCGCTGACGACACCACCAgggatgagatggtgctggtggcCGGCTTTTGACTGCTGCCAGGTGCCAGCCAAGCGCTCTTGTGCTCGGTCGCTCTCGCGTCGGCGTAGGCGCGTGGCTCTGCGAGGTCAAGCCTACCCCGTCATCTAATCTCATCTCACAAGTAAAATATTTGTGACCGTCGTGTCATCTCAACCGAGTGCTTCCTGAGGTAAGCTCTCAGAGTTGCTTAACTCGCCACGTTGCAACCCATCCCGGTCATGACAGACTCAGCAAAGCACTGGCCAAACAGAAAAATGATATGCTCAACTGTAAACAACGCGGCCCAGCAAAGTGTCGCCCTCAGCTGAGCTGGTTCAGATTGGCACCTGCGTGTGACCTGCATCCATCATCACAGCAAGCCAGGGGCAACCAAATGAAACTAGCATTAGAAGCACCAACCAGATAAGGGCAAGGGGAGGAAAGACCCCTGCCGGTGACATGCCAGCACATTTCTATCATGATGACTCGCATCTGCGTCGTCTTAATGGCGGTTCATACTACCTGATTAATGTCCAAATTATGGCAATGTAAGAAATAACAATGTCAAGCTACACACAAAAGCGGTTTCACGGTCACCGGACATAAACCACATCAACACATCAACACATGAATGATGCAAGACTGCAGATAAATGTTGTCTGTCATAGACGACACCAAAGTTTTCACTTCACTCTTTGCGATTCGCCGAGAGCCCAAGACAAGCTTCCTTTCTCCAACAAGTTGGAAGATAAATCATGGAGGGAGGCCACCACAGGTCCGGCCATATTTTTCGCAACAGGAATACTTCACTTGTTCCCATCCTCAACACTTTGATTTTCAGCCGCACCTTTAGGTTTTTCTTCTCGAAACTTAATACGGTTCCTCTTTGCACTTCTGAGATTTTCTACCATCTCATGATCCCTGCAAAGATTTTGCACCTGTCACAAACTCTGAAAGTAGAACAGACAGAGGACACAGAGAATGACAAAAGGACGACGGCAAAAGCTACCTGCAATAGAACACAGTCCCACCCGCAGTCTCCCATATCCTCTGTATTTCACCTTCACCGCCATAGATTTTCCTACAATACAAGCACAAAGGGTCAACAAAACAAGATACATCAAAGCAGACAATATCAACACGAGCTATCCGGTACATAAATCACACCTTGGCAAGCACTTCCGATGAAATGCTTTGGGGCAGCGCCTGCATAGCACCAAGTCCATTTCCCACGTTCCCCTTCCCTTTGATTTTCCTCTTGTTTTATTACCCTCCGACGTTGCATGTTTTTTCCTGCACGTTTCTTTTCCCTTTGTTTTTCCTGTTGTTTTGTTACCCTTTGATGTTGCATGTTTTTTCTTGCACGAGTAGCATTCATGCATAGGGCATGAATCCCCTGGCAAATTATTGATGTCCAGTGGAAGACATTCAGGGTGGTAAAAGCGCTTACAGCCCCTTTTATTGCACTGTATGATGACCTGACAAAAATGCAAACAAAAAGTTGGAGAATTAAAGGAATCTGATCTATCCTGACGAGCAACTGCATATGCAAAAAGATCTTGAATATTTTAGAGCCTATATGCAATCAAAATCAAGTATCATTAGTAGTTGTTCCCTTGGCTCCTACATCTACAGAATCACAATACTTTAGCTTCAAAGAACTCTACTGTTTTTTCTCATTATTCTCAATGACATAGAGAATTAAGAAATCAGCAAATCAAGTAACAGTTCCATCacaaacagaatataatatatcTCAGAAAATACAAAGTACAAATACATGTTTTTTCAGACACAcctgtccgcctcctccttggtCTGAAGATCCCAACTCTCCGCAAACAAAGCACTGGTGCTTCTTAGACTCACAATTTTCGCACAGAAACTCAGGTAGTTCCGATataatatgatatgcatgaaaaGTTAGATGCCAATACCGGACATACTGAAACAAGAATAAAACTGAATAATTTGGTAAAGAATTAGCACCAGTTGTTCTTCACTCAGACCAAGAGTGTCGCAATGAGAAGCTTCACCAGTAGGTTTGGTTGGGTGGAATGACCTCCCACAGTCACCATCACAACTACAATGAATTAAGTTAAGAATATGTGTCAACCCTTCTCCAGTCAGGGAGCACGCAGGCCCCGCTGGATACAAAACTTCTTTTGAGAACAATAGCCTTGCAGAGTTCATGCAACGCAAGCTACAATGTTATGCAATCAGGCTACTCAAATAGTATACAGAATGACGAATGGCAATCTAGAGCCGCGATGGCAACTCTGAACGTGGAGGAAATAtttaggggctgtttggttttTGACAGAGCCAGACCCGCCAACGGAGGGCACGCCAATAATTGGCGAGCGATTTCGGCGCCCGAGCTTCACCAAAAAGTTGGCGCAGATATACACTAGTAGCGCTGCAGTGGGCTGGGCGAGCCAAAATATCGGCACTCATCCAAACGACCTCACCAGCCTGGTCAACGACCAATATTTTGGACGGGCGGCTGTGGGCagcaatccaaacagccccttaCACATGACATGAGCAAATAGCTCCATTCAAAATAAATGAACTACAATAATCAATCATTTTACATGATACCGAAAAAACACTAATTTTCTTTTCAACTGATCTATGTATTTTTATGTGAATAGTGGCATATAACTCTCCAAAATACCATAGATTAACCTCAGAAGAACAAAAAATAAAAGATACCCTACATTATGAAAAAGATTAGACAAATAGAGTATGCCTACCATATCAAGTCGCCACCCTCATCACAAATAGCACAAATATAATCATCCTGCACAAGCATGTCATTTTAGTTATACATATTGAAACAAGAAGAATTGTAGTGGTACAAGTATGAAACAAAACAAAAATCTGAGCGGCTAAACTAAACAAATCAACATTGCCGTCAATATCTTTCAAAATCTAGTATGTACTGAACCTTTCCTTTTGAAATTGTTTCATTCGAATAATAATCAGTTAACATTTACTCATGCAAAGTTTGAACTGAGATGATACATTACAATGTAAGTTTAGGGAAACACAAGGGAAAAGGCAGAAGATTATCTTTCTAGCATGTACCCAATAAATTCATAATCTATAATGTGAAAGAGCTATTTACAAGAAGAGGTATTTTTACCACAAAACCCATCCTCACACTATAGTCCTCCATGGCAGCTTTGGTTCCTGCTTAGAACAAAGGAATAAAGACGAGAAAATTGGAATTTATATGAACGACATAAAATTGCAAACTATAAGAAAACTAAAGTGTTGATGTTTGGATCATGGTAGAAAACACAGTAGCAAAGGATAGACAATTTTGGAGAGAGAGAGTGGGTGCGTAATAATCTTGTTGTACAGAGACTAAAGCGAAAAGAGTTAATAAAAAGAAGAGGGTGTCCAGGGGGAGACACACGACAGAAAATTCCTCCAAATCTTAATATGGTCGGAGCTAGGCATTACGAGAGAGGCAGCCTGaggtgagggggggggggggggggggtgtccaGCTGCGTGTGGAGGTGGAGAACTGCTGCTGTGCGGCTCGTGCAGCTGGCATGGCTACTGGGATCGAGCCCAGCTGGTGGGGAGACGGCTGGCGGCACAACCGGCTGTGCAGGATTTGAATGCTGCTCACGGTGGTGATCtaggggaggaagacgacagctGCGGGGTGGAAAAGAAAGGGGGTGGAGAAAGGAGTCTCGTTGCTGCTGAGCAGCTGGGAGTTCTTGTTTTGTGTTCAGCAGAAATGCGTATCGTTGGGGCTGACGCTGAGGCTGTAAGGAAGGCAGCACAAGATAAGCAAGAGAAGGAGGGTCAGGGTGAATCCACACTGGTTACAAAAGGCGATATAAGAAGTTTGCTGCAGAATCTTATGGCAATGGGGATAATGGGTTCAAAAGCACCACTGGGAACACGCAAGTTTGAAGCTAGAGCTCATGCCAAATGAACTGACGTTAGAAGAGAGCAAGAACTATCTGAGTTGGTCAAGGAGGGCAAAGGTAACCTTGAGTGCAAAGAGCGTAGAGCACTTTGTGCAGGAAGTATTCATAGAACCTGCGGATAAAACAAGTGCTGATTGCGAGTGTGGAACACCACCAACCCTGTGGTTGCAGCAATGGTTGATGAACTCCGTTTCTCCATCTTGCTAGGATGATAGAAGCAATTGCAAATGCAGCAGCGATTTGGAAGAAACTGAGTAATATGTACTCTGGGGCTGGCAGTGTGATGATGATGGAGGTCCAGAGTAAGGTGGACGAACTCAAGCAAGGGGAGAAAATGGTCCAAGAGTACGCCAGCAAACTGCAGCAACTATGGTCTGATTTGGACCACTATGATCCATTGCAACTGACATGTTCCAGTGATATTGAGGCCGGTGAGGCTTGGCAGCAACGTAGAAGGGTTACACACGGTTCGGacttttggttgcgttggctagtgcatgaagcttaacatggtatcagggcctaaggtcttgagttcaagtcATGTCTTTCGCAATTTATCCAAAAAGTGTTGCTGCCCCCCTCTGTGTCCACGTATAGGCCTCTTGAGCCTATGTTCCTACAGCGGAAACCTCACACATCATGCTCACGGGTGAACAGGCAGCACAATGGATGAGATAGAGCGTCAAGTGACTGCAATGATCAAGTCTGGAGTTGTAAATGCTAGTATGAGCCCATTTGCGTCTCCTGTCCTCCTCGTCAAAAAGAAAGACGATACTTGGCATTTCTGCATAGACTACAGGCGCTCAACTCTGTAATAGTGGTGGACGAATTACTCGATGAGCTCGCAGGCACCAGGTTTTTCTTTGAAACCTAGATCTTTGTGCAGGCTATCATCAGATTCGAATGCGCCCTGAAGATGAACCAAAGACAGCTTTCAAAACGCACCACAGGCATTTTCAATTCCGTGTGATGCCCTTCGGTCTTGCGAATGTGCCAGCAACGTTGGGCATCATGAACTCAGTCTTTTCTTGCGAATGTACCAGCAACGTTCTAGGGCGTCACGAACTCAGTCTTCGCTGCTTTCCCTCGCAAATTTGTGATAGTGTTCTTGGATGACATCCTGGTGTACATCCCATCATGGGAAACTCATCTGGAACACCTACGCCTTGTGCCCGAGCAGCTCCGTGCAAACAAGTTCTTTGCAAAACTGTCCAAGTGCTCCATCGGGGCATCATTCAGTATCTTGTCCATATTATTTCAGACAATGGTGTGGCTACGGATCCGGAGGAAACAGCCATAATGAAGAAATGGCCCATATCCACCAATGCTACAGAACTGCGAAGGTCTCTCAGATTAACAGGGTACTATCACAAGTTTGTCCAGAATTATGGCATCATCACGAAACCCCTGACACATCTGCTGACTGACCCGTACCCCAGTCTTGGCCTTGCCAAATTTCAAGCTGCCATTCGCCATTGAAACAGAAGCTTGCGCAACAGGGGTGGGCGCCGAGCTGATGCAGAATGGGTACCCCATCGCTTATAAATTATCCATCTACGAGAAGAAATTTCTCGCAGTAATTATGACTGCGATAAGTGGAGGCAATGTTTACAAAGAGGGCCATTCCGTTTGTCATCTATACAGATCATAAGAGCTTGTGTAGTCTGACTGAACAGCAGATAGGTTCAGATCTTCAGCGCAAAGCCATGGCAAAACATGTGGGCCTGCAGTTCAGTTTCAAATACAAATGAGGGGTGGACAATAGTGCCGTGGATTCGTTGTCAAGAGTGGGACATTTGTTTATCCTGGATGGCCTCTCAACTTGTCGCCCAGATTGGCTACAGGAAGTGTTATTGCCATACGACAATGACCAGGACAGTACTGAATTGCTGCAAGAATTGACTGTGAAATCTTCCAATGATCGTTGGTTCAGTTTGGAACAGAGTATCATCAAGTACAAAGGGATTCTGATGATTGGTGCTAATTTAGCTCTGCAGACCAAGCTGATTGCATCACTAAAATGACAGCGCAGTTGGTGGCCACTCAGGCACCAATGCAACCTATCAACAAGTTCGTAGGCTATTCTACTGGCCGGGTCTGAACTGGCAGTTGAAATTTTTGTCAAGCAATGACAGACTTGTCAACAATCAAAGCATGAGCACACTAAGCCAGCTGGCCTGCTACAACCACTGCCACCACCAAAGGAACTTGGCAAGACCTCACGATGGATTTTATTGAAGGTCTGCCAATGTCAGATGGCTACAATGTCATACTGGTCGTCATGGACCGCCTGACAAAGTACGCGCATTTCATTCCGTTAAAGCATCCCTTCACTGCTGCATCTGTTGCCAAAACCTTCCTGGAGATGGTGGTTCGTTTGCACGGTGTGCCATTATCCATTGTCTGACCGTGATCGCATCTTCACCAGTAATTTTTGGAGGGCTCTGCTCACAGCCGTTGGCAGCAAACTGAACTACATTTCTCCGTaccacccgcagacagatggacaaagtGAATGGGTGAATCAATGCGTGGAACATTACTTACATTGCGCTGTGCAAGATCGTCGAAAACACTGGCATTGTTGGCTAGCAATGGCCGAGTTTTGGTACAACTCTTGTTACCACTCTGCCATTGGGCGTTCACCATTCAAGGCACTATATGGGGCGGAACCAAATTTTGGAGCATTGCAAATATTACCGTTGCAGAGGACTCATCAGCGCATGAACTGGTGATGGATGAGCAGGACCATACTGAGTTGCTCCGATAACATCTTCAGGCATACGCTGACAAGAACAGGACTGACCGCGAATTCTCCGAGGGTGACCAGGTGCTCCTAAAACTGCAACCTTATGCACAGAAATCTGTGGTTAATCGTCCATGCCCTAAGCTCTCCTTCAAGCTCTTTGGTGCCTACAGATTGTGCAACACATTAGCGCTGCGGCATACGAATTGGAACTTCCTGAGGCGGCCCAGGTGCATCCTGTATTCCACGTCTCCCAACTGAAGCCTTTTACACCGAACTACACTCCGGTTTTCACTGATCTGTCAGCTCACCTGCAGGTTCCTTCCTCGGGCTCTACTCCGTTCGCCATCCTTCAACGCAGGTTGGTTAGAAAGGAAATTCTGGTACAATGGTCACATTTGCCAGCAGATTGCTCTACCTGGGAGGATTACTACACCCTCAAGCAACGGTTTCCAGAGGCACCAATTTGGGATGATGATCTTGCTCAAGCGGGGGCTAGTGTCACGCCTACACCACCTATGCATGCAGAGATGACAGTGACGAAGGCGGACCAAGAGATACCAGTCCAGGATGTCGAAGACAACTGGGATACAGAATCGAAGGGGACCACCTGCCAGATAGATGAACTACAGGAGTCCAGTGTGGACTGGGTGTATGGACCAGAGGTCCCGCTGTGAGTGTGCGCGTGAGTTATTTGGGCTGAGTCGCTGTCCCTGTATGCCTATGACTGAAACTCTCACCTGCTCTCTGTTTTCTCGCTTGTTCTCTGTTCTTCTCATCCCTTGCTGCAATTTATCCTGCCAATCTGTGATTTCCCCTTCCTCTCTTAGTGGGATATCACACTCAGGCTGATCACTTCAGTAATTATGCCAACTATGTCCAAATGGGCAAACTTCCCCCAAATCATAATACACAATTACTAGAAAAAAAATGCCATGTATGGCAGCACCGCAACgggaatgtacagaactaacatgGAAGTAATTAAACAAAAATGCATACCTGCCATCAGAGATATCGGGCTAAAGGGGCGGACGGAGGGGAGAGAAGACGGCGAGGTAGGAAGAGACACGCAGTTGGATGGagacgggagagagagagaggtacGGGAAGGGATTGCGGCGGAAGGGGTAACCCTAGGACCAGGGCTTGGTCCTTGTATATCGGAGGCTGTCAGGTGTCACACCTATTCATTCAGTTATCCGGTGGCTAGGAGGCAACACCAGGAAAGGATCCAACGGCTCGCGGTGCTCGCCTTATTTTCACCGAGTCACTAGTGTTTAAGTTACTGTATCGCTTCACTAGTTGTCATGGCTATATAAGAGCCAGATGAGCCCCTGCGTGGGTATGCTATTACCATTTTGACCAAAACACTTTATACTTTACAGCTATACTGCTACAGTACACTTGGAGAATTCCTCTCGGCTTGGCTGATTCGATCCCCAattcctctcaaaccctagtccTTACCCTGATCTACTTTCCCAATCCCATCCAGGGCGTGACAAATCGGTATCATGAGCCAGGCGTTTCCTCGGCGGCGAGATCGCGCGGTGACAAGCTGATTTTTTTCCCCTTCTCCCACCCTggtttccggcggcggcggtgattGTGGACGTTGGGGCGGTTTTTGGGGGGGCGTTGGAGGTGGTGCTTGGTGGCGTTGGAGGCGGTCGAAATTCGACGGCAGCTCGTGAGGCGGAACTGGTTGCCGGGACACACTGTCTAGGTGGTGAAATCCCAGGTTCACGTACGGGTGGTGTTGTAGGGTGGCGTTCGTGTTGGCGGCGGCAGGATCTGTCCATGTGGTTCAGGTTGCTGACGTGTGCGGTCGTAAAATTCCTCTCCACTCTGGCCAGTCATGGGGCGTTCGAAGCAAAGCGTGGATGAGACGGATCTGGCAGAACTGCTGCATCTCAAGGAGGATGTTGCGGCCAATCGGGAAGAGACCACAGGGTTGCGAGAGGAGGTGGATTTGCTGCGGAAGGACATCCAGGCTACCAACTTCAAGCAGGATCCGATGACAAAGGTGATTTCCGGGGTGcaagcagcagtagcagcacttGGAGGACAGCTCACAATGATCACAGAAGTGCTCAAAACTCTCAGCGCAGCAGCCCCATCCACATCAGTGGTTCCTCCTTCAACAGCACACGCCCAAGAGCCACATCAGGAAAAATCCCCAGAAGTTGAGGAAATTCAGAAGGAAGGGGGGGACGAACAGCAGCGTCCTCTCGCTGAAGAACTTAAGAGGAGATTATTCATGGAGCAAGAGAAAACTAGTCCGTTTGCACTGTTAACAGGCAACGAACTGCCTCCTATCCAGACTGACAGACGATCAGCTCCACCGGGGCTTTGGACCGCTACAATTTCGAGATAGACCCTCTGTTCAGGGCTCACCAATAGCGCCCACAAGGACTACTAGGACGCCTGCTTTCAATCAAATACAGCAGCAAGGGAACCGTCTCCGGTGGGAAGACTTCCCGAAGCATTTGAAAGCGATATGCGAGCTCAGTTCCTCAAATCCATGACCAAGAACCCTAGGATGGAATTCCCTCAGTTCGATGGCACTAATCCAGCAGGGTAGATTAGGCAAGCAGAAAAGTACTTTCAAATGGCTGGGGCACCTCCAGAATATAAGATATCATTAGCACAGATGTACTTTGTGGGGAGAGCTGATGTCTGGTTAAGGAGAGCGGGCATTTTGAAGAAGCAGTATACCTGGGGCCagttctgtgctgaaattctgcACCGTTTTTCTGCTTCCAGTACCTATGATCTTGTGGAAAGATTCAATGCTTTCAAGCAAAATAGTCTCTCTATTGCTGAATATACAGATCAGTTTGAAGATCTAATGGCTCAGGTGCAGGAGGATAATCCAAATTTAACAGAAATGTGGTTTGTAAAGTGTTATGTGAATGGAATGAGAGCAACAACTAAGTTTCTGTTAAGGCCACTGAGACCTGAAACTTTAACTGATGCATATTGGTTGGCTGTTGATATTGAACAGGCTACTCCAGCCAGGAAACCTTATCCTCTGACATCTGGTACACAAAGACATACAACTCCATATTATAAACAGCCAGGTGCAATTGTGGATGAAGGAGCCGAAGCAACACAACCAATGGTCATACAGAGAGCTAGAGAACCTGGTAAGTGTTGGCGATGTGGGGACAGTTGGTTTCATGGACATAAATGCAAACAGGCCCCTGTTATTAATTTGTTAACGGGAGAAGACCCCACTGAATTACCAACTACAGAAGAACCAGAAGAAATGACTGAAATAGATCAGCCAGAGCAACCAAATGCTGAGGAGAACTGTATGCAAATTTCTTTGCAGGCCATGAGCACTGCCAGAGTAAGCACATTATCTGTGCTGGTCCAGATTGGGGGCAAGCAAGCAGTTGCGCTAGTGGATTCTGGGAGCAATTCAACATTTCTGAACTTGAAATTTACACTGACCACAAACTGCACTATATTGAAAGATAAATCTAGAGCTGTGACAGTAGCAGGTGGGGGTATATTGTGGTCTGGTGCTTATGTCCCCACTAAATTCCAAATCGGCAAAGAACAGTTTGCACATCCTTTCAGGATTTTAGATTTACCAGGGTATGACATGGTCATTGGTCTGGCAAAGTAGCCCTGTGGCCTTTGATAATGACAACAAGCAAATCCTTATGAAGAAGAATGGGCAACAAATTACTGTTCCTGCTTGTAACTCCTTTGCTGCTGCAACCGAGATCCCTGGTGCTGAGTTAGCTTCTATGGTCACTGCTGGAACTTCTGGTTATGCACTATTCCTGATCGGGGATATTTCTTTTTCCAAACCTCAGGCACATGTCACCCTCCTGAAGTAGAACAATTAATTGCACAGCATCCCGAAGTTTT
This genomic window from Aegilops tauschii subsp. strangulata cultivar AL8/78 chromosome 4, Aet v6.0, whole genome shotgun sequence contains:
- the LOC109757390 gene encoding protein ENHANCED DOWNY MILDEW 2 isoform X5, with translation MAGTKAAMEDYSVRMGFVDDYICAICDEGGDLICCDGDCGRSFHPTKPTGEASHCDTLGLSEEQLFLCENCESKKHQCFVCGELGSSDQGGGGQVIIQCNKRGCKRFYHPECLPLDINNLPGDSCPMHECYSCKKKHATSKGNKTTGKTKGKETCRKKHATSEGNKTRGKSKGRGTWEMDLVLCRRCPKAFHRKCLPRKIYGGEGEIQRIWETAGGTVFYCRDHEMVENLRSAKRNRIKFREEKPKGAAENQSVEDGNK
- the LOC109757390 gene encoding protein ENHANCED DOWNY MILDEW 2 isoform X4; the protein is MIRERGQQGTKAAMEDYSVRMGFVDDYICAICDEGGDLICCDGDCGRSFHPTKPTGEASHCDTLGLSEEQLFLCENCESKKHQCFVCGELGSSDQGGGGQVIIQCNKRGCKRFYHPECLPLDINNLPGDSCPMHECYSCKKKHATSKGNKTTGKTKGKETCRKKHATSEGNKTRGKSKGRGTWEMDLVLCRRCPKAFHRKCLPRKIYGGEGEIQRIWETAGGTVFYCRDHEMVENLRSAKRNRIKFREEKPKGAAENQSVEDGNK
- the LOC109757390 gene encoding protein ENHANCED DOWNY MILDEW 2 isoform X1, whose amino-acid sequence is MENGAWGPDQCFKPAKGISNSALEVGDLEVWSCFGMIRERGQQGTKAAMEDYSVRMGFVDDYICAICDEGGDLICCDGDCGRSFHPTKPTGEASHCDTLGLSEEQLFLCENCESKKHQCFVCGELGSSDQGGGGQVIIQCNKRGCKRFYHPECLPLDINNLPGDSCPMHECYSCKKKHATSKGNKTTGKTKGKETCRKKHATSEGNKTRGKSKGRGTWEMDLVLCRRCPKAFHRKCLPRKIYGGEGEIQRIWETAGGTVFYCRDHEMVENLRSAKRNRIKFREEKPKGAAENQSVEDGNK
- the LOC109757390 gene encoding protein ENHANCED DOWNY MILDEW 2 isoform X2 — translated: MIPICHALDGIGKVDQGTKAAMEDYSVRMGFVDDYICAICDEGGDLICCDGDCGRSFHPTKPTGEASHCDTLGLSEEQLFLCENCESKKHQCFVCGELGSSDQGGGGQVIIQCNKRGCKRFYHPECLPLDINNLPGDSCPMHECYSCKKKHATSKGNKTTGKTKGKETCRKKHATSEGNKTRGKSKGRGTWEMDLVLCRRCPKAFHRKCLPRKIYGGEGEIQRIWETAGGTVFYCRDHEMVENLRSAKRNRIKFREEKPKGAAENQSVEDGNK
- the LOC109757390 gene encoding uncharacterized protein isoform X3, giving the protein MENGAWGPDQCFKPAKGISNSALEVGDLEVWSCFGMIRERGQQGTKAAMEDYSVRMGFVDDYICAICDEGGDLICCDGDCGRSFHPTKPTGEASHCDTLGLSEEQLNYLSFCAKIVSLRSTSALFAESWDLQTKEEADRSSYSAIKGAVSAFTTLNVFHWTSIICQGIHALCMNATRARKNMQHQRVTKQQEKQREKKRAGKNMQRRRVIKQEENQREGERGKWTWCYAGAAPKHFIGSACQGKSMAVKVKYRGYGRLRVGLCSIAGIMRW